The sequence below is a genomic window from Sander lucioperca isolate FBNREF2018 chromosome 10, SLUC_FBN_1.2, whole genome shotgun sequence.
gatgctaatacttttgtacttttcctTAAGTTTGATTATACGATTTTTACTTGTAATTAGTATTTCAGGTCACACacagagtacttcttccaccagtgAAGATGACTCCAATGGAACCGTAAAAAAGCTGGTCAGCTCCCAATTAACAAACAAAGGAATAAACACAATTCTGTACATGTGTCTGCTCAGTAGGCTACATCTTCACCCCACCCACCACATGTTCAGGGATCCGAAGCACCGCCTCTGGTTAAACTGATCCCTCTGAGTAAAAGCATTGCGGTTCCTCTGCAAAACTCTCAGCCTCAGAGAGTCGCAGCTAACTGGAAATGATTCCATAAATCCAGTGCGAGTCTCCACCCGAGAGGACTTCCATTGAAGAGCAGCCTGCAGCAAAGAAACACCGTGCAACAGTCTCATTTTACTTGTCCAAAAAAAAACGCTGCGTAAGTAAAACTGAAATCAAACACGGCGGCAGCAAACCTTCTTTGGGATCCAGACTCGAGTCGAGGAAATAAAGCATAAGGAGAAGTAGCGATTTCAGCTCGTCTGGAGTTTTGGAAGGAACAAAATGTCTAAACCTAATTACTCCGGCACGTTTCATATGGTGGATCAGGTTAATATGGACGCCTATCTCGCAGCTTTAGGTAAGACTCTTTCAGTGGCATTATTGTAGCTTACAAAGCTGTTACCCTTAAAAcaattcattttctttattaaacCCCTCGATCTACATTCAGACTTGTTATGCACTTTTATGTGTACACTTGTGTATTTTCGTTGCTTTGAggtattttttaaatctttcatAATGTGGATCATCTTCATTTCCAGCCGCGCACTAGTGAAATGAAATCACCACCATGTCCTTTCTatgaccccacacacacacacacacacacacacacacacacacacacacacacacacacacacacacacgtatagcTCATGTTATATTTAATTGTATTATTAATTATCTTCTTTCTTAGATATTAATTTTGCCCTGAGGAAGATTGTGTGTCTGTTGAAGCCCTCCAAAGAGATCAGCCATGAAGTGGCCACAGGGGCCATGAAGATCCGCACTCTCACCACCTTCAAGAACTTCAACATGGATTTCACTATCGGAGAAGAATTCACTGAAGACCTGAGACCAGTGGACGGTCGTACCTGTCAGGTGTGTGGTGGTGATGTTGTTGTTCTGAATATTCACATTGACTTGTTTGGAGATGCGTACAGGCTTGCTGATACTGTGAGTATACAGTATCATAACTTGTTATACAAgttggctgtgtgtgtttttaattagGAATGTCTGTGCAACGTCATCCAAgctactgctgtgtttttgtgctgTAACCACCATTCAGGAAACAAGTGCATGAATCAGAATGAGCACCATTATCTTACATTGACCAAAACAAGACAAATGAGCAAACGGaagcaaaagaaaagagagtTTTTTAACTTATTGATGCCCTTTTGCAA
It includes:
- the rbp5 gene encoding retinol-binding protein 5; this translates as MSKPNYSGTFHMVDQVNMDAYLAALDINFALRKIVCLLKPSKEISHEVATGAMKIRTLTTFKNFNMDFTIGEEFTEDLRPVDGRTCQTTVSWEGDNLVCVQRGEKDGRGWTHWLEGDKLHLEMRVQGIVAKQVFKKAD